A single window of Halobacillus naozhouensis DNA harbors:
- a CDS encoding transaldolase family protein produces the protein MMKLLVDSANLSQIKKLKNIFPVTGVTTNPSILAKESLLPQESLKEVNHLLGPNEEFHVQVLSENAIEMKEEAYRLLDNYRDSLYVKIPVSEQGYKAIGMLSKEGVRVTATAVFTVQQGILASLAGADYIAPYVNRIDNHNADGIELISKLSSFFEKEQIETKILAASFKNTKQIEDALLHGAYSVTAPPSLVREMGSHTGTSDAIKGFKNDYSQAFK, from the coding sequence ATGATGAAACTACTAGTAGACTCTGCAAATCTTAGCCAAATTAAAAAGCTAAAAAACATCTTTCCAGTGACCGGGGTCACGACAAATCCATCTATTTTAGCAAAGGAAAGCCTCTTGCCACAGGAGTCTTTAAAGGAGGTTAATCATTTATTGGGTCCTAATGAAGAATTTCATGTGCAAGTTCTTTCTGAAAATGCCATAGAAATGAAAGAAGAGGCTTACCGTCTTTTGGATAATTACCGTGACTCTTTGTATGTGAAGATTCCAGTATCTGAGCAGGGATATAAGGCGATCGGCATGTTAAGCAAAGAGGGAGTGAGGGTAACGGCTACTGCTGTTTTCACTGTCCAACAAGGTATCCTTGCATCATTAGCCGGAGCAGATTATATTGCACCCTACGTAAATCGGATTGATAACCATAATGCTGATGGCATTGAGCTGATTAGCAAGTTGAGTAGCTTTTTTGAAAAAGAGCAGATCGAAACAAAGATCCTTGCTGCAAGCTTCAAGAATACCAAACAGATAGAAGATGCTCTGCTCCATGGTGCCTACAGTGTAACTGCACCACCAAGTTTGGTACGTGAAATGGGCAGCCATACAGGTACGAGTGATGCTATCAAAGGTTTTAAAAATGATTACAGCCAGGCGTTTAAATAA
- a CDS encoding HAD family hydrolase, which translates to MLKAIIFDFDGLIFDTETPQYQVLQELFRENESELPLEVWQDVIGTDSDFCPYTYLQTKTNKQYNIENLKKEIDNRFRERVKTMACRPGVKDYLSEAKEMGFRIGLASSSHYKWVSTHLKNLGIFDEFECMKTADDVKNVKPDPALYLKAAEAFKVEAEECLVFEDSANGALAAKRAGMACVIVPNEVTSGLSFCKVERRLSSMEEIKLKQLVEEIQI; encoded by the coding sequence GTGCTCAAGGCAATTATATTTGATTTTGACGGATTGATTTTCGATACAGAGACTCCACAATACCAAGTGCTGCAAGAGTTATTCAGAGAAAATGAAAGTGAACTTCCTTTAGAGGTATGGCAGGATGTCATTGGCACAGACTCGGATTTCTGTCCTTATACTTATCTGCAAACAAAAACGAATAAACAATATAATATAGAAAATCTCAAAAAAGAGATAGACAACCGCTTCCGAGAACGCGTGAAAACTATGGCATGCAGACCAGGGGTAAAAGACTATTTAAGCGAGGCAAAGGAAATGGGATTCAGGATAGGGCTGGCCTCAAGTTCTCATTATAAATGGGTGTCTACCCATTTAAAGAATTTAGGAATCTTTGATGAATTTGAGTGTATGAAAACAGCTGATGATGTGAAAAACGTGAAGCCTGATCCCGCACTCTACTTAAAGGCAGCCGAGGCTTTTAAAGTAGAAGCGGAGGAATGTTTAGTGTTTGAAGATTCGGCAAATGGGGCTTTGGCTGCAAAACGGGCGGGAATGGCTTGTGTGATTGTTCCTAATGAAGTGACAAGCGGGCTTTCCTTTTGTAAGGTTGAACGTCGTCTATCTTCTATGGAAGAAATAAAGTTGAAGCAGTTGGTCGAGGAAATTCAAATATAA
- a CDS encoding FadR/GntR family transcriptional regulator, translated as MKNNYRLDSVPRMFEEVIRQIISYIQENELRKGDKLPTERKLSELLEVSRSSVREGLRILELLKYLESRQGGGTFVSEPPPFLIPMSLIQQDPGLDTLRNYFGVAIMSAEKIIIKSLKQETSVSLHSRQKLNFWAGFSAWINELGNQLSNDYYLSLWNNIYLLLNSHEYFENVTTPMELDDLKIAFYKEDQEILENFFSSFHP; from the coding sequence ATGAAGAACAATTATCGATTAGACTCAGTACCCAGGATGTTTGAAGAGGTAATCCGGCAAATTATTTCATATATTCAAGAGAATGAGTTAAGAAAGGGTGATAAACTACCGACTGAAAGAAAATTAAGTGAATTGCTAGAAGTTAGCCGCTCCTCTGTACGAGAAGGCTTGCGAATTTTAGAATTGCTTAAGTATCTAGAATCAAGGCAAGGCGGCGGAACCTTTGTCTCTGAACCTCCCCCATTCCTCATTCCAATGAGCCTTATTCAACAGGATCCCGGTTTGGATACGCTAAGAAATTATTTCGGTGTCGCCATAATGAGTGCTGAGAAAATCATTATCAAGTCACTTAAACAAGAAACGTCTGTAAGTCTTCACTCACGTCAAAAATTGAACTTTTGGGCTGGTTTCTCAGCCTGGATCAATGAACTTGGCAACCAACTATCTAATGATTACTACTTATCTTTATGGAACAATATCTATTTGCTGTTAAACAGTCATGAATACTTTGAAAATGTTACAACTCCCATGGAACTTGATGATTTAAAAATTGCCTTCTATAAAGAAGACCAAGAAATATTAGAGAACTTTTTCAGCTCATTTCATCCTTAA
- a CDS encoding FadR/GntR family transcriptional regulator, producing the protein MVLKPIKKKRLFEEIILAIEEYIHEEGIRPGERLPSENQLSTIFEVSKTAVREAMSVLHANGIIEKRTGAGIFLKELHGESIAERVTNNLLERSELQEILEFRRGMEVEAVALAAIRATTQDMEVIQQAHQNLVDAHNDGSLGLEEDYLFHYSIILASHNSIYKDVFDRVSNKFEEVMRISKMQSAKVPGRFVEAYKEHEQILKGLQLKDPKAASEAMRHHLTQNERKIWSHIKSKD; encoded by the coding sequence ATGGTATTAAAACCGATTAAAAAAAAGAGGTTATTTGAAGAGATTATTTTAGCAATAGAGGAATATATTCATGAGGAGGGAATCCGTCCCGGTGAACGATTACCGTCAGAGAATCAACTCTCCACAATATTTGAAGTAAGTAAAACAGCTGTTAGAGAGGCAATGAGTGTGTTACATGCGAATGGCATCATTGAAAAGAGAACTGGTGCCGGTATTTTTTTAAAGGAATTACATGGGGAAAGTATTGCTGAAAGGGTTACGAATAACTTGCTTGAGCGTAGTGAATTACAAGAAATCCTTGAATTCCGCCGGGGGATGGAAGTGGAAGCAGTTGCCCTGGCAGCTATCAGAGCTACAACACAAGACATGGAGGTAATTCAGCAGGCGCATCAGAATCTTGTAGATGCCCATAACGATGGTTCCTTAGGATTAGAGGAAGATTATCTGTTTCATTATTCAATCATCCTGGCATCACATAATTCTATCTATAAGGATGTCTTTGACAGGGTATCTAATAAATTTGAAGAAGTCATGAGGATTAGTAAGATGCAGTCTGCGAAAGTCCCAGGTCGATTTGTGGAAGCCTATAAAGAACATGAACAGATTCTGAAAGGACTGCAGCTTAAGGATCCAAAAGCTGCCTCCGAAGCAATGAGACATCACTTGACGCAGAACGAGAGGAAAATTTGGTCGCACATTAAGAGTAAGGATTAA
- a CDS encoding RraA family protein has protein sequence MMNVGFRIKEDFPRLEDVVVRGFKGIPTPIIGDVMGRQRAMNHFIKSVNHSGTHVFGSAFTVRTHPSDNLLVHKAMDLAKPGDIIVIDACGDMGNAILGEIMCHYAKVKGIAGYVVDGPVRDLKGIADMGFPVFAKGGSPRGPYKEGPGEINTTISCGNVPVSPGDIVVGDDDGVIVVPKNDVPEVLQDAAALADKEDEIIKSIYDGDWDRAWVDEVLQKKGCVVYE, from the coding sequence ATGATGAATGTTGGTTTTCGGATCAAAGAGGACTTTCCTCGTTTAGAAGATGTAGTTGTTAGGGGATTTAAAGGAATACCGACACCTATTATCGGTGATGTAATGGGAAGACAGCGGGCGATGAACCATTTTATCAAATCAGTAAATCATTCAGGTACTCATGTTTTTGGAAGCGCATTCACTGTAAGAACACATCCCTCTGATAACTTGCTTGTACATAAGGCAATGGATCTTGCGAAGCCTGGGGATATTATTGTAATTGATGCTTGTGGTGACATGGGGAATGCCATTCTGGGTGAAATTATGTGTCACTATGCAAAAGTAAAAGGGATTGCAGGGTATGTTGTCGATGGCCCAGTCCGTGATCTAAAGGGGATTGCTGATATGGGATTCCCGGTTTTTGCTAAGGGCGGCTCACCCCGAGGACCTTATAAAGAAGGCCCTGGTGAAATTAACACGACGATTAGCTGTGGTAATGTGCCAGTTTCTCCTGGTGATATCGTGGTAGGGGATGATGATGGTGTCATAGTAGTGCCGAAAAACGATGTCCCAGAAGTATTGCAAGATGCAGCAGCCTTAGCAGATAAAGAAGATGAAATTATCAAATCTATTTACGATGGGGACTGGGACAGGGCGTGGGTGGATGAAGTACTTCAAAAGAAAGGTTGTGTTGTTTATGAGTGA
- a CDS encoding Ldh family oxidoreductase has translation MSDYQEERIPKENLELFIEKIFSEAGLDETQARTIARHLVFANLRGVDSHGVNRVDIYTKRLDRSLVKKEFRSELVRESPVSALIDAHNSSGIPAASYGIELAIKKAKSSGVGIVGVHHSNHCGMLTDYVKTAVDNDCIAIATTNAPSNMPPWGGKGRFFGTNPFSYGIPAGNESNIIFDMATSKVARGKIILAQKNNQEIPLGWALSSEGVPTQDPIEALDGVVLPVGEHKGYGIAFLVETLSALFTGAAFGPYIGDLYKQLDHSQNVGQFFLVMRADLFQSLDVFKERIDQMIREIRGVPLMEGAEKIYLPGEVEMETMKEREENGIPLSREIIDELIEVAERYSVEPELIQSFRINI, from the coding sequence ATGAGTGATTATCAAGAGGAGCGTATTCCTAAGGAAAATCTGGAACTATTTATTGAAAAGATTTTTAGTGAAGCAGGTCTGGATGAAACCCAAGCCCGAACTATTGCCAGGCATCTTGTTTTTGCCAACCTGAGGGGGGTGGATTCCCATGGGGTAAATAGAGTCGATATCTATACTAAACGGCTTGATAGGAGTCTAGTAAAAAAAGAGTTCAGGTCTGAGCTGGTACGGGAATCTCCTGTTAGCGCTTTGATAGATGCACATAATAGTTCCGGAATACCCGCAGCTTCCTATGGAATAGAACTGGCGATAAAGAAGGCGAAAAGTTCGGGCGTGGGGATCGTAGGGGTTCACCATTCCAATCACTGTGGGATGTTGACTGATTACGTAAAAACAGCAGTTGATAATGACTGTATTGCAATCGCCACCACAAATGCCCCTTCAAATATGCCTCCATGGGGAGGTAAAGGCCGCTTTTTTGGGACGAATCCATTTTCATATGGAATACCTGCTGGAAACGAATCCAATATAATATTTGATATGGCGACGAGCAAAGTAGCCAGGGGGAAGATTATATTAGCGCAAAAAAATAATCAGGAAATACCGTTGGGATGGGCGCTATCTTCTGAAGGGGTTCCAACGCAAGATCCAATTGAAGCCTTAGATGGTGTAGTCCTTCCGGTTGGTGAGCACAAAGGATATGGAATTGCCTTTTTAGTAGAGACACTGTCAGCTCTTTTCACCGGGGCTGCATTTGGACCTTATATTGGGGATTTATATAAACAATTAGATCATTCTCAAAACGTTGGCCAATTCTTTTTAGTCATGCGTGCAGACCTTTTTCAAAGCTTAGATGTGTTTAAAGAGAGAATTGATCAAATGATTCGGGAGATTAGAGGTGTTCCGTTGATGGAGGGGGCTGAGAAGATTTACCTGCCTGGAGAAGTAGAGATGGAAACAATGAAGGAAAGAGAAGAAAATGGCATACCGTTATCAAGAGAGATTATTGATGAGCTAATAGAGGTTGCCGAACGATATAGTGTCGAACCTGAGCTTATTCAAAGCTTTAGGATCAATATATAA
- a CDS encoding fumarylacetoacetate hydrolase family protein has product MRLATIKRNGQEKAAVITQKGAILVESINRNLNLNWSINVFDLVQTGQLEHLKEWYRSGGEGELNDFHEVILHEDIENGPLYRQPRKIWGIGLNYVEHASDLSEQAPNKEPASFMKPDTSIIGPGDCIKIPHQSDRTTAEAELGIIIGKECKNVSEEEAPHVIAGFTTVIDMTAEDILQLNPRYLTRAKSFDSFFSFGPELVTEDEVDEVMNLHVSTVINGELHRKNVVSNMTFRPWDLVSFHSKVMTLLPGDIISTGTPGAGVIRDGDVVECQIDGFTKLTNPVRDLKVKSKKEALSRQMI; this is encoded by the coding sequence ATGAGATTAGCCACAATCAAAAGAAATGGACAAGAGAAGGCGGCTGTTATTACACAAAAAGGTGCTATTCTAGTAGAATCGATCAATCGTAATCTTAACTTGAACTGGAGTATAAATGTATTTGACCTCGTTCAAACAGGACAACTGGAACACTTGAAAGAATGGTACCGGTCCGGAGGTGAAGGAGAGTTAAATGATTTTCATGAAGTGATCCTTCATGAAGATATTGAAAATGGACCATTATACAGACAGCCACGAAAAATCTGGGGAATTGGTCTGAACTATGTGGAACATGCATCTGATCTTAGTGAGCAGGCACCAAATAAGGAACCAGCAAGCTTTATGAAACCAGATACATCTATTATTGGACCCGGAGACTGTATTAAAATACCACACCAATCTGACCGGACCACGGCTGAAGCGGAATTAGGTATCATAATTGGAAAAGAGTGCAAAAATGTCAGTGAAGAAGAGGCGCCACATGTAATTGCAGGCTTTACAACGGTTATTGATATGACTGCAGAAGACATCCTGCAGCTAAATCCACGGTATTTAACTAGGGCGAAGAGTTTTGATTCATTCTTCAGTTTTGGACCGGAACTTGTAACAGAGGATGAAGTAGATGAGGTCATGAACTTGCATGTATCAACCGTTATTAATGGCGAGCTTCACAGGAAAAATGTCGTTTCTAACATGACATTCCGTCCATGGGATTTGGTGTCCTTCCATTCAAAAGTCATGACGTTATTACCGGGCGACATTATTTCAACAGGGACTCCCGGGGCGGGTGTCATTAGGGACGGCGACGTCGTAGAATGCCAAATTGATGGATTTACTAAATTGACAAACCCAGTAAGAGATTTAAAAGTTAAGTCAAAAAAAGAAGCGTTGAGCAGGCAAATGATTTAA
- a CDS encoding IlvD/Edd family dehydratase yields MTDTNKTKKLTSYGDSGFSQFIRKAFNRHLGFDPDDYEKPVIGICNTKSEINRCHSHIQPLIEAIKKGVLLAGGIPLEFPTISLGEINTSPTTMLYRNLAAMDTEEMIRAQPIDGVVLIGGCDKVTPSQLMGAASADIPSIMITGGPMNNGEYEGRTLGACSDCRFFWQEYRGGEIDDNQIEEINEALAPTAGHCMVMGSASTMAVCSEAIGMMLPGGAAIPATENKRLNHAIETGKKIVELVEKELTPSKIITRKSLENGIRALMAVGGSTNAVIHLTAVAGRLGIELPLDLFDQLSRTTPFIANLRPAGQYQMEDFYRAGGTPAVLKELKPLLHLDELTVTGSPLRDSIDDANVPEVYRNIITRFDAPLHTEGGIAVLKGNLAPNGAVIKPKAASQELLKHSGRAVVFSSSQDLEKRIDDPELDISPDDILILQNTGPVGAPGMPEAGMLPIPNKLLKQGVRDMVRISDARMSGTAFGTVILHVAPESAVGGPIGLVKTGDFIELDVENRKLELLVSEEELEKRRSEWEAPVIEGRGYTKLYQECVLQADRGCDFDFLLAATKEKATTN; encoded by the coding sequence ATGACAGACACTAATAAAACTAAAAAACTAACATCGTATGGTGATTCTGGGTTTAGCCAATTTATAAGGAAAGCATTTAACCGGCATCTTGGGTTTGACCCAGACGACTATGAGAAGCCAGTGATCGGTATTTGCAATACAAAAAGCGAAATCAATCGTTGTCACTCCCATATTCAACCACTCATAGAAGCTATTAAAAAAGGGGTATTATTGGCGGGCGGAATTCCACTAGAATTTCCGACCATTTCATTAGGTGAAATCAATACAAGTCCAACAACTATGCTCTACCGCAATCTTGCCGCAATGGATACAGAGGAGATGATTCGAGCCCAGCCTATTGACGGTGTTGTGTTAATTGGAGGCTGTGATAAAGTCACCCCTTCCCAGCTGATGGGAGCAGCTAGTGCAGATATCCCTTCGATTATGATTACAGGCGGACCTATGAATAACGGTGAATATGAAGGCAGAACACTAGGGGCATGCTCGGACTGCCGTTTCTTCTGGCAAGAATACCGCGGCGGTGAGATAGATGATAATCAAATTGAGGAAATTAATGAGGCGTTAGCTCCTACGGCTGGCCATTGTATGGTGATGGGAAGCGCAAGCACAATGGCTGTTTGTTCAGAAGCAATTGGAATGATGCTTCCTGGCGGTGCTGCTATTCCAGCTACGGAAAACAAAAGACTGAATCACGCCATAGAGACAGGCAAGAAAATTGTAGAACTAGTTGAAAAAGAACTAACACCATCCAAAATAATTACAAGAAAATCCCTTGAAAATGGTATTCGGGCTTTGATGGCCGTTGGAGGATCAACCAACGCTGTCATTCATTTGACAGCCGTCGCTGGGAGACTCGGTATTGAATTACCTCTTGATTTGTTTGATCAATTAAGCAGGACTACTCCTTTTATCGCTAATTTACGCCCCGCTGGCCAATATCAGATGGAAGATTTTTATAGGGCGGGTGGAACTCCAGCTGTTCTAAAAGAATTGAAGCCGCTACTCCATTTAGATGAATTAACCGTCACAGGGTCCCCCCTAAGAGACAGTATTGATGATGCGAACGTTCCTGAAGTATACCGGAATATTATTACCCGTTTTGATGCCCCTTTACATACAGAAGGGGGAATAGCTGTATTAAAGGGAAACCTTGCCCCTAATGGAGCTGTCATAAAACCAAAAGCAGCTTCACAAGAACTCCTAAAACATAGTGGTAGAGCAGTCGTTTTCAGTTCTTCTCAAGACTTAGAGAAACGTATAGATGACCCTGAGTTGGATATTAGTCCAGACGATATCCTGATTTTACAAAATACAGGTCCTGTCGGAGCACCGGGAATGCCAGAGGCCGGGATGCTGCCGATTCCGAACAAATTGCTTAAGCAAGGAGTCCGGGACATGGTGAGAATTTCCGATGCCCGGATGAGTGGCACAGCATTTGGAACCGTAATCCTGCACGTGGCTCCTGAATCAGCTGTCGGCGGGCCGATTGGTTTAGTAAAGACAGGAGATTTTATTGAACTCGATGTGGAAAACCGTAAATTAGAACTTCTAGTATCTGAAGAAGAATTGGAAAAAAGACGTTCAGAGTGGGAAGCACCTGTCATAGAAGGCAGGGGATATACGAAACTCTATCAGGAATGTGTCCTACAAGCAGATAGAGGCTGTGACTTTGATTTTCTGCTTGCTGCTACAAAAGAAAAAGCAACTACAAATTAA